DNA from Stutzerimonas decontaminans:
CTCGATCTTCCAGGTGCTGAACAACGTCTACGACTTCGACATGCCGCTGGAAAAAGCCGTGGCCGCGCAACGCGTGCACCATCAGCTGCTGCCGAAGGACACCATCTACTACGACGCCCACGCGCCGTTGACCGGCAAGGTCGCCGACGAGCTGAAAGCCATGGGCTACACGCTCGAGGATCAGGGCTGGCTGATGGGTGATATCCAGGCGATACGCGTCGACGGCACCCGCTTGCAGACCGGGTCCGACCCGCGTGGGCGTGGCGTTGGGATGGTCGTTAAACCCTGATGGGCGAGGGGGAGAGCAAGCGGAGGGGATCGCTGCGGTCTTGTGAAGCGTCATGCGCCGCAGCGGGCTGCGGCGCATGAGGCTCAGCTTTCAACGCCGCACATGGGCTGTGCGGCATCGAGCGGGACGCTTACTGCGGGCGGTAGATGGCGCACAGCTTATTGCCGTCAGGGTCGCGCACATAGCTGAGGTGCATCGCGCCGAGGCTGGATTCGCGCAGTCCTGGCGGGTCCTCACAGGTCGTCCCGCCATGGGCGACGCCTACATCGTGAAACGCCTTGACCTGCTCGGCCGAGCTGCACTTGAAGCCAATCGTGCCGCCGTTGGCGACGGTCGCTTCCTCGCCGTTGATCGGCTCGGTTACACCGAACAGGCTGCCGTCGTGACGGTAGAACAGGCGCGTATGCCCGGACGGCGCCACATTGCGCAGCGGCTCGCCAGCGCCGAGTACGCCGAGCACGGCATCGTAGAACCGCTTCGACCGTTCAATATCATTCGAACCGACCATTACATGGTTGAGCATGGGGGCCTCGCTAGGTGGTTGGGGTTATGCGGTTATGGAGCAGGCAC
Protein-coding regions in this window:
- a CDS encoding VOC family protein: MLNHVMVGSNDIERSKRFYDAVLGVLGAGEPLRNVAPSGHTRLFYRHDGSLFGVTEPINGEEATVANGGTIGFKCSSAEQVKAFHDVGVAHGGTTCEDPPGLRESSLGAMHLSYVRDPDGNKLCAIYRPQ